ccacttttacttaattaattattaggcggCCTTATGTCGAGCCTTTTAATTACTTAAACTTACAACAGTACTTTCTCccatttattaagcccgattgagttttacgaggATAAAAGCGAGTAAgtcgaagtatttatttattctttcctatcgactacgaggagcggggtttatttaatcggcggattagaacaccctgtagaaaacggattaattttagatAATTATCCAGCTTCATGAgatgagacttagcttttgtttaaatccgatagcctggattaatagtaaaatttcccgattattatttcagaataataattcatgcataagaggatcatgcatcattaatttcgtattctcattatttgaggattttgctcgagcagtatcttatttatattctcgtaataaaggtcaagcacgagattaataatcagtcaaggagctactgtaccacagaaagtttctatcaggtgggcattactttcatatatatcaaatgagtttaaatgttacgttcaagcaagtcatttcatgataaaatctttgagttaaagttatttcaagtattgtcttgccataaaatgtttaaattttagtatgatatctatctgctttggctttgccaatgatgcaatcgaattcgggtcctgagcagttgatagctatcctgccagggctagtgtacaccagtgaccgtgagtcatctagcgggttggccggtcaagtgaccgtgagaggtggccacctctccggcacacagttccagatatgatagattacaagagaacttagactgatcagtcgaactttaagaatcacaaatgaatttagtaagcttgggccttttagctaaaactcccttgctgtactgtttatgatggcatgacaatttacagttttgaagcatgtatttttatacttaggcctacgtgcccactgagtgcttttgtactcagccctgcatatgttttctaaatgtgcaggttgagctgatgtgatgatggtgctgaaATGAGcagagtctccagggttgttaataaatagttaacctgtctagaatatgtcttcatacatatgtctagctactttccgctgcaagatgttgttgatgttatagtatgttatgtcatactttgagtcttaagagaatggttgcatatgatgtataacttgattaatgaataaaaatgacgagttttattaagatgagtaagttttacggctataaatgacgccccttttcttccccttcttctttaaccccatccctagtcgtggatcactcggcctaactatccctagttagggcgggctgtgacaaatgGCTTgtcaatattatatatagaaaaagaaattttaaataaGACGATGTTGTAGATGGTTTTACAAGTTAAAACGCTAGACGAAGTTATTTTTAtaagtaataaaatatttatattttttttatatattgtgCACAATAATATATTGAGGGCCCATTTTTTTAGTTTCGCCCAGGGCCCCATTTTTGCCAGGACCGGCCCTGAGTTAGGTGAATgtgtaaaagaaaaaagacaaaaagaaaaagtggtGAGATATTGTTCCAAGTTCCAACGATGTTTTGGATATATTTTGAACAAAAATTAGGTCTGGGTCTTAAAAAGTCACATTTTTAAATCCGATGGTTTAAGTGGATTACCTAAAATCCCAAAGTTGATTTCATGTTCATCAATCATTATACTAAATTGTCACAAAACCGAATTACAATAGGTTGGATATATAGATTGTGTAAATGATTTTAGTCATTGGtaaaagattaagaaaacttagtGAAGCAACAAAGAGTGGTCATGACAAACTTATTAAACAGACATTGCCAAACAAGATATATATGTGACATTTATTTTCTGATGCAGTAACTGTTTTATGATAGTTTAGTCATTCCCTTCAGCTCTTCCATATGCTGTGCAAGTTCTTTTAAGACCTGTAAAGCAGGGAAAAAGTGCAGCaaacaagaaaatataaaataaaataattaatggaaaaaagaaaaagaaaaaagaacatGCTTCTACAACTCTGTTAGGAAATAAGTTTGTTGATTCTGCTAACTCACCAACTTGGTATCTTCCAATGCAGTTTCAAGCATCCTGATTTTCTGcagaaaaagaaaatgtttaTTCCATTTCATCTcgaatttttattgaataatgcATGACTACTAGTTAGAAACTTAGAAACTTACTCCAAACTTACAGaaacaaaaaaccaaaaaaaaaaaagggttagaAACCTACTTCTTTTGCATCTTCAACGACAGGCTCAAAAGCTTGGATCTTCTGTACGAGAGGCTGTTTCCTCGAGTCTCTGGCGATCTCATCTGTTGGAAACGCATCTTCGCATCCAGAACTCTGTTGCATTTATTTGTGTTTGTATAAACAAAAAATGGTAAAAATAAGGAGAAGTGGAACAAAAGGGAGCCCAGATGAACTAATACTAATTTTTTTCCTCAGTTTTGCATGGCTAACAATGTTAGCTCTGCAAGGAAGATTTCAGTAAGCTGCAAGAACATTTTAGCATGACACAACAAATTGCTTGACTGAGATTTAGCAGAACATCAGCGAGCTACTAGGTAAGGTAGCAAATGGAGAAATCGCTATGGAGAAGAAAAGAGGTTTAGTCTGTTTTTTGTCTTAGAACTTCAAAGAAATGTACCAAATTTGAGCCATTTTATAAACCAGACTCCAAATTGAGTGACATGATAACATCAAGCATACACAGAAAGGCTTACATTGTGACCAAAGAATGCACTCTTTTTGCTCGAACACTTCCCCTCCTCACCTTCCTCCCCATCCTCGGTATACAGCATTGCCTAGCAGAGAAAGTACTATCTAAGCCACGTTACACGAAAATGCATCCATGTGAAGCTCATCCCAGCATCAAAGCTTCACATGATGgacaaacaacaacaaaaaatagaatttgTGAAAATCAAGGAATCATTGAGGAAGTACCTCAAGTGTTGCAGTGATTTCAGGATCATTCCAAGGTCCTTTGTCGCTAAAGAGGCACCCACCAGTGTCACGACACGCACAGTCACCACCCAAGAAACTCGGGAGATTACTATTGATCATCAAACATGTTTTAAACAATTAAACACGTATTAGAGGCATATATCCTACATATTTCCTCCTAAACCAAGAGCACAATGGAGTAGAGTACCTTGGATCAATAGCTTCAATTAGGCTACTTTTGTAGTCAGATCCCAACACCTACAAAATTTTTGCTGTGAAAACTTAAATTGAAGTCCGTCACTACCTTCCTTGGTGACCATCAAATAACCATGACTGTTTAGGTACATATAGTGTATGACGTGCAAAATGACCACGCTGGGAGAAAGTCGTGATAACTAGAAAAACATCCAGAAATGAAAATGAGCATAATTCAAGATTTTCTTACTCTGATCTTAGCCAAGGTGCGGGCATCAAGAAACGCTTTGATTACTTTCCAAAGTACCCTAAATCCTGGTCCAGCATTTACTATAAAAAGCAGATGTAGTGTCTGCAAGCATTATCAATGGAAGGTATTTACTAGATAGAAAATGGAGATGCCTAACAAAAGCTTAACTTTGTTGAATTGGTTAACAAGTGTACAGATAtgaataaacaacaaaaaagagAAACATTAAGGTTCAGTCCATCCACAATATTATAGTTCTAGATGAGGAATTCATCCCACTGATTCTGTTCTCTAGTCATTAGTCACAGCCAAATGTATATGAGCACAAATGTGTTTTGCAATTTTATGTCTATGTATTGAAGGTATCACCCTTACGTGAGACACTTTAAGTGATAGGCCCAAGAGCCCAAAACCACCAAATCTCTACAACAGTTTGTTATAGCAGTCACTTCTCTCATAGTCGTTAGTTAGTTAGTTATGATATATTGCATGGATGCAATTTTGGTTAGTTTATCAGAACGGTACAAAAAAAGTTGATGCATGCAATGATGTAGAAGAACATATATGTTGTTTTAAGGGGATAAGATGCTTTGTTGTATCCCTTTTCATTTGGACACACAATCTCAGATATGATATAGCACTTGTGTATTTACACAGTAAATGTAGTATCCACAAAAGGTCAGGCCAAAAGTGATAAGTTTTAGATGATGTGTAATTGCAATCTTAAAATTGAATCTATATATCTTTCATGTCTTTACATAGATAACTTTTACCACATAACAAATTGGCCCAAGAACATATAATGAACAATATGACTTCAAGCCTTAATTGATACCATAtaacaaatataaattttgacGCCAAGATTccaattgaattaaaattctgGAAAGGCAAAACAGCCAAAAAAATCCAATCATTTGCTATCTTTTGCACTTTAGCCAATACTTCTAAAAAACTAATTTAGCCATAATTTGGTCATCCAAACAAATTATAGCCAATTTGATATGTTGAACCAAAATTAGCTTATGTAACTTTCATGTGGACTTAATTACTGAATATAATTGTTATTAAGTCAATGTGGTAGAGATGGAAGCTAATTTTGACTCGACATATCAAATTGACTATAATTTTGTTTAAGTGACCAATTATGGCTAAACTTACAAATTTAGAAGATTGGCTAACATACAAAAGATAAATGGCAAATGATTGGATTTATTTGGCTATTATGCCTTTTGGAAAACATTTCATAGGATCCCAACATATGTTAGAcgataaattaaaacaaaattgaCTGTAAAGTCTACCTCAGGATAATAGCTGCTGTCAATTTTTTGAATTTCCATAAACAGATACCTAGCAGGTTTTGAAAAATGGTTCATTCCCTGTCAACAAAATTgtatatctaaataaaaaaattgaatagaACAGAAAGATACATGATAGTTATCAATAGATTGAC
The sequence above is drawn from the Salvia miltiorrhiza cultivar Shanhuang (shh) unplaced genomic scaffold, IMPLAD_Smil_shh original_scaffold_386, whole genome shotgun sequence genome and encodes:
- the LOC131004389 gene encoding phosphatidylinositol/phosphatidylcholine transfer protein SFH11 isoform X2 translates to MKVLSQPFKYRWRSQSQKLLLEGAHNPKDDKIVDAFRELLFLEGHLSEKHLDYHTLLRFLRMRDYDLMKAKDMFVQYVKWREEMRIDTILQEFKFEEYQEVRKCYPHGYHGVDRYGRPVYIERIGMIDLDKFLRVTTIERFVKHHIYEQEKTLSWRYPACSLAAKKHIASTISILDVKDVGMNHFSKPARYLFMEIQKIDSSYYPETLHLLFIVNAGPGFRVLWKVIKAFLDARTLAKIRVLGSDYKSSLIEAIDPSNLPSFLGGDCACRDTGGCLFSDKGPWNDPEITATLEAMLYTEDGEEGEEGKCSSKKSAFFGHNSSGCEDAFPTDEIARDSRKQPLVQKIQAFEPVVEDAKEKIRMLETALEDTKLVLKELAQHMEELKGMTKLS